GTGCAGATCGGGATCACCCTGATCGGCATCCTGACCGGTGTGTTCGGCGGCGAGGCGATCGGCCTGGCCATCGCCGAGTGGCTGCACGGTGTGTTCCCCGCCTTTGCCTATGCCAGTGAAGTGGGCAAGGCACTGGCCGTGGCCCTGATCACCTTTCTGACGCTGATCTTCGGCGAACTGGTGCCCAAGCGGCTGGCGATCACCCGCTCGGAGGACATCGCCGGGCTGGTCGCCTGGCCGATGGGCTGGCTGTCCCGGATCGCCTTCCCGGCGGTGTGGCTGCTCTCGCACAGCACCCGGCTGGTGCTGCGCGTGCTGGGCCTGGGCAAGGACGAGGCCGCATCGGTGACCGAAGAGGAGATCCGCATGCTGGTGGCCGAAAGCCACGAGGCCGGGGTCATCGACGCGCACGAGCGCGACATGATGAACCGGGTGATGCGCCTGGGCGACCGGACCGCCGACAGCCTGATGACCCCGCGCAACCGGATCGCCTGGCTGGACACCGTGGCCGACCCGGAGAAGAACATCGCCACGATGCGCGAGAACGAGTTCTCCCGATACCCGGTGTACCGCGACAACGACCAGGACATCGTGGGCGTGCTGGAAGTGAAGAGCCTGGTGACGCGCCTGGTGCGCGATGACCATTCGCTGTTCCAGCAGCTGCGCGAGCCGCTGTATGTGTCCGAATCCACCCATGCGATGAAGCTGCTGGAGATCTTCCGCGAGGAACAGCAGTCGATGGCGCTGGTGGTGGACGAGTACGGCGAGATCCAGGGTCTGGTGACCATCAGCGACCTGATGGGCGCGGTGGTCGGCCGCCTGCAGTCGGTGGAGAACGTGGACGAGGACGCCCTGGTGGTGACCCGTGAGGACGGCTCCTACCTGGTCGATGGCTCGCTGTCGATCGAAGACCTGCGCGAACTGATGGGCAATGCCGAACTGCCCGACGCCGAGGACGGCGACTACTACACGCTGGCCGGCATGTGCATCCACTTCTTCGGGCGCATTCCGCATGCGGGCGAGTATTTCGACTGGGCCGGCTGGCGCATCGAGATCGTCGACCTGGACGGTGCGCGGGTGGACAAGCTGCTGCTGCGCACGCTGTCCGAAGAAGAGACCGATGAACTCACCGGCTGATCCAATTCCGCCGGACGAGGGGCGCCCGGCGTACCGCAACGAAGGCATCCGCACGTTGCTGGCGATGTTCGACCACGGCGACCCGGAGGAGCGGCTGCTGCTGGGCAAGATCCTGCAGGACCTGCAGCAGAGCGCGTTCGGCGTGTTCCTGTTCGTGGCGATCCTGCCGGCCTTCATCCCGATTCCCGGGGTGGGCGGCGCGGTGAGTGGCCCGCTGATCCTGCTGATCGGCGGTCAGATGCTGTTCGGCCTGCGCCGGCCGTGGCTGCCGAAGTTCATTGCCAACCGCGGTCCGAAGCGCGGCACGATGCACCGGTTCCTGGCCCGTATCGACGGCCCCCTGCGGCGGCTGGACAAGCTGCTGAAGCCGCGCCTGCCCACGCTGCTGGTGCCACTGCCGGCGCACGCGCTCACCGGCCTGCTGCTGATCCTGGTGGCGGTGCTGCTGTCGCTGCCGATCCCGTTCACCAACTACCTGTTCGGCTTCCAGCTGCTGTTGTTCGCGCTGGCGCTGCTGGAACGCGACGGCATGCTGATGTTGTTGAACTGGATCGGCGCGCTGGCCGCCGTGCTGTTCTTCGGCTTCAGCTCCGGCCAGTTGGTGAGCTACACGGTGGAACAGGTCCAGCGCTGGTTCTGAGACGCACCGACCAACGGTCGGCGCCTACCGACGCGAGCCCCCGGGGTAGAGCCGACCGTTGGTCGGCTACCCACCGAACAGGTAGAGCCGACCGTTGGTCGGCTTCCCGGAAATCGCCCCAAAACCTGCCCCAAAAACCGCCCAACCATCACGCCCCAGGCTTGAGATCCACCGTACCGGTATCCGACAACGCGCCCGGGTCGTCCGTAACGGCCGACAACACGAAATACAGCGCGCTACCCAGCAGACCGCCCGGGCCGTCCCAATACTCGGCCGATTCGGCGCTGACGTGGATCAGGCGCAGGTTGGGGTCGTCCTTGCCGCCGGGGAAGAACAGCTTCATCGCCGGCGACCACAGTTCCTCGATCCTCGCGCGGTCATCGACGATGCGCGCGGTGCCGGCGACCGACACATAGGTGTTGCCCGAGGGCGAGGAATAGGACACGTTGACGCGCGGGTTGAGCGCGATCTCGGCCACCTTGGGGCTGTCGGCTTCGGTGGCGAACCAGAGGTCGCCATCGAACTCGACTTCCTGCGTGCCGAGCGGACGGCTGTAGAGCCGGCCGTCGACACCGACGGTAGTGAACATGGCGATGTCGACATCGCGGATCATGCCCGCCAGTTGTTTGATGTGCTGTTGGCGGTCGTGTTCTGCCATGGACGTAGCTCCTGAAACGGGAGCCCCCATCACAGCCGATCGGCAGCCACGGCAGCGTGAACCATGCGGTCACGCCGCCTTCGCGCGCATTCGCAACGGTGTTCTTACGCGTTGGCCTTCCACGCCTGCATCGCCAGCCCGAACGAGCGCTTGCGCGCGGCATGGTCGAAGATGTTGGCCGTGAGCAGCAGTTCATCGGGCTTGTGGCGCGCAGCGAACGCCGCCATGCCCTCGCCCACCTGGCGCACGTCACCGACCACCGCGCAGGCCAGCGCGTTCTGCACGCCCAGCTTTTCATGCGGCTGCCAGAAGTCTTCGATGTCGTCGATCGGTGGCGGAATCAGCCCCGGCTTGCCGCGCCGCAGGTTGACGAAGCTCTGCTGCTGGGTCGTGAACAGACGCTTGGCCTCGGCTTCCGACTCGGCC
This is a stretch of genomic DNA from Stenotrophomonas rhizophila. It encodes these proteins:
- a CDS encoding exopolysaccharide biosynthesis protein, which gives rise to MNSPADPIPPDEGRPAYRNEGIRTLLAMFDHGDPEERLLLGKILQDLQQSAFGVFLFVAILPAFIPIPGVGGAVSGPLILLIGGQMLFGLRRPWLPKFIANRGPKRGTMHRFLARIDGPLRRLDKLLKPRLPTLLVPLPAHALTGLLLILVAVLLSLPIPFTNYLFGFQLLLFALALLERDGMLMLLNWIGALAAVLFFGFSSGQLVSYTVEQVQRWF
- a CDS encoding hemolysin family protein encodes the protein MFELIIVLALILINGFFAMSEMSVMTSRKSRLKQMAGTSKRAARALELSEKPESFLSTVQIGITLIGILTGVFGGEAIGLAIAEWLHGVFPAFAYASEVGKALAVALITFLTLIFGELVPKRLAITRSEDIAGLVAWPMGWLSRIAFPAVWLLSHSTRLVLRVLGLGKDEAASVTEEEIRMLVAESHEAGVIDAHERDMMNRVMRLGDRTADSLMTPRNRIAWLDTVADPEKNIATMRENEFSRYPVYRDNDQDIVGVLEVKSLVTRLVRDDHSLFQQLREPLYVSESTHAMKLLEIFREEQQSMALVVDEYGEIQGLVTISDLMGAVVGRLQSVENVDEDALVVTREDGSYLVDGSLSIEDLRELMGNAELPDAEDGDYYTLAGMCIHFFGRIPHAGEYFDWAGWRIEIVDLDGARVDKLLLRTLSEEETDELTG
- a CDS encoding pyridoxamine 5'-phosphate oxidase family protein gives rise to the protein MAEHDRQQHIKQLAGMIRDVDIAMFTTVGVDGRLYSRPLGTQEVEFDGDLWFATEADSPKVAEIALNPRVNVSYSSPSGNTYVSVAGTARIVDDRARIEELWSPAMKLFFPGGKDDPNLRLIHVSAESAEYWDGPGGLLGSALYFVLSAVTDDPGALSDTGTVDLKPGA